Proteins from one Mytilus galloprovincialis chromosome 11, xbMytGall1.hap1.1, whole genome shotgun sequence genomic window:
- the LOC143051686 gene encoding uncharacterized protein LOC143051686 gives MDLNHIFDFVLCCFFLLQLCEFSQSLYVAKSRPNYGKTLNVYKPVYLASGKNVHNSLHGPISGGGYSNFGSRLPVMPNGYDNGYAARKYVKHVKGNMAKKIVKKTIINSKTDVNIRKDQPLTVVFNRPKPVIVLDRRPIINVIKKVENKAKVVNKQKVSLVGTVGRATGQKTINVAHGGSKSKVNTGGARINMKGGNAIGGKAKLRTGDINLNFYDKKPAGAFQRPGMIEAAMVAGGFGQVVGPQFAMGGQNIDISSLLDTPPLPDIPIVPSVPSPGAFDVMDAIALKTAVARLEQKITGMQHNVNINNNNNNNNQNVNNNANNVNTNKLNNNNLNNHNDINNNVHGGFDMDNLMMAMMLNGGELSDAMVESMTRKLTGVGGAPGGVAGSGGTGSGGGGGTKTIKISPENTTGKSVVLKVDGNVQISKSSILGQ, from the exons ATGGATTTAAATCACATTTTCGATTTTGtactttgttgtttttttctactgCAGTTGTGTGAGTTTTCACAGTCGCTTTATGTTGCAAAG AGTCGTCCTAACTATGGAAAGACATTGAACGTTTACAAGCCAGTCTATTTAGCAAGTGGCAAAAATGTACATAATTCACTACATGGACCAATCAGTGGAGGAGGTTATAGCAACTTTGGTTCACGACTTCCGGTTATGCCCAATGGATATGACAATGGCTATGCAGCACGAAAATatgtcaaacatgtcaaaggaAATATGGCTAAAAAGATAGTTAAAAAGACCATTATAAATTCCAAAACGGATGTCAATATTAGGAAGGATCAACCCCTCACTGTTGTGTTCAATCGTCCTAAGCCAGTTATCGTTCTTGATCGACGACcaattataaatgttataaagAAAGTGGAAAATAAGGCAAAGGTTGTTAACAAGCAAAAGGTCAGTCTTGTGGGTACTGTTGGTCGTGCAACTGGACAGAAAACAATAAATGTTGCTCACGGTGGATCAAAATCAAAGGTCAACACAGGTGGCGCACGAATTAATATGAAGGGAGGTAATGCCATAGGTGGTAAAGCAAAATTAAGAACAGGTGacataaatttaaacttttacgACAAAAAACCTGCTGGAGCATTTCAGCGTCCAGGTATGATTGAAGCTGCGATGGTAGCTGGAGGATTTGGTCAGGTAGTTGGTCCACAGTTTGCAATGGGAGGTCAAAATATTGACATATCTAGTCTATTGGACACTCCACCTCTTCCTGATATTCCGATAGTGCCTAGTGTTCCTAGTCCAGGAGCTTTCGATGTAATGGATGCAATAGCACTCAAAACAGCAGTAGCAAGACTAGAACAGAAAATAACCGGGATGCAGCACAACGTTAATatcaacaataacaacaacaataacaacCAAAATGTAAACAACAATGCAAACAACGTGAACACCAACAAATTAAACAACAACAACTTAAACAACCACAACGATATAAATAATAATGTTCATGGTGGATTTGATATGGATAATTTAATGATGGCTATGATGCTAAATGGCGGAGAATTGAGCGACGCAATGGTTGAGTCCATGACCAGAAAGTTGACAGGTGTCGGTGGTGCTCCTGGAGGAGTAGCAGGATCTGGAGGTACCGGAAGTGGTGGTGGTGGCGGAACTAAAACCATTAAGATCAGTCCCGAAAATACCACAGGAAAATCAGTCGTTCTTAAAGTAGACGGAAACGTCCAGATATCAAAGAGTAGTATTTTGGGACAATAA
- the LOC143051681 gene encoding uncharacterized protein LOC143051681, with product MMYGIEDLVTIDDNPHERTHTEDKPHDCDVSSREFVQGSNLKRHARTHTEDKLHKCDVTSREFVQGRDLKRHARTHTGDKPHDCDVCGKAFSRLSNLQRHQRIHTCAKPYDCDECGKGFSRKYNLQSHMRKHTGDKPHNCDVCGKEFSRLSILQRHQRIHTCDKPHNCDECGKGFTRQYNLQSHMRKHFGDTITHNCDVCGKGFSQLDNLENHMRIHTSEKPHDCDVCGKGYSNNSNLKKHMRIHRGDKPYDCDACGKGFSNYSNLQIHMRTHTGDKPYECDVCGKGFDQHSNLKRHMRIHTGDKPYDCAVCGTAFTRRYSLQTHMRTHTGGRPHVCDVCSKGFIHVHDLQRHMRTHTSNNPNNCDVCGKWFSRYSNLQIHMRTHTGEKPYDCDVCAKGFSQHGALKRHMRSHTGDNLHACDVCGKGFSERFSLQIHMITHTGDKPHICDVCGKRFSQRKSLQIHMITHTGDTPHICDVCGKGFSQRSSLQRHMRIHTGDKQYD from the coding sequence ATGATGTATGGTATAGAGGATTTAGTAACAATTGACGATAATCCACACGAAAGAACACATACTGAAGATAAACCACATGACTGTGATGTTAGTTCGAGAGAATTTGTTCAAGGTAGCAACTTAAAGAGACACGCGAGAACACATACTGAAGATAAACTACATAAATGTGATGTTACTTCGAGAGAATTTGTTCAAGGAAGAGACTTAAAGAGACACGcgagaacacatactggtgataaaccacatgactgtgatgtatgtggtaaagcgTTTAGTCGGCTTAGTAATTTACAAAGACATCAACGAATACATACATGCGCTAAACCTTATGACTGTGATGAATGTGGTAAAGGGTTCAGTcgaaaatataatttacagagCCACATGAGAAAACATACTGGCGATAAACCTCATAACTGTGATGTATGCGGTAAAGAGTTTAGTCGGCTTAGTATTTTACAAAGACACCAACGAATACATACATGCGATAAACCTCATAACTGTGATGAATGTGGTAAAGGGTTCACTCGACAATATAATTTACAGAGCCACATGAGAAAACACTTTGGCGATACAATAACTCACAACTgcgatgtatgtggtaaagggtttagtcaatTAGACAATTTAGAGaatcacatgagaatacatacaagCGAgaaacctcatgactgtgatgtatgtggtaaagggtatAGTAATAATAGTAATTTAAAGAAGCACATGCGAATACATAGAGGTGATAAACCTTATGACTGTGATgcatgtggtaaagggtttagtaaTTATAGtaatttacagattcacatgagaacacatacaggtgataaaccttatgaatgtgatgtatgtggtaaaggatttGATCAGCATAGTAACttaaagagacacatgagaatacatacaggcgATAAACCTTATGACTGTGCTGTGTGTGGTACAGCGTTTACTCGGCGTTATAGTTTACAGACACACATGAGAACTCATACAGGTGGTAGACCGCATGTCTGTGATGTATGTAGTAAAGGGTTCATTCATGTGCATGATTTACAAaggcacatgagaacacatacaagTAATAACCCTAataactgtgatgtatgtggtaaatggTTTAGTCGGTATTCtaatttacagattcacatgagaacacatacaggggAGAAACCttatgactgtgatgtatgtgccAAAGGGTTTAGTCAGCATGGTGCTTTAAAGAGACACATGAGATCTCATACAGGTGATAATCTTCATgcctgtgatgtatgtggtaaagggttcaGTGAGCGTTTtagtttacagattcacatgataactcatacaggtgataaaccacatatctgtgatgtatgtggtaaaagaTTCAGTCAGCGTAAAAGTTTACAGATTCATATGATAACTCATACAGGTGATACACCACATATCTgcgatgtatgtggtaaagggttcaGTCAGCGTAGTAGTTTACAAAGACACATGAGAATTCATACAGGTGACAAACAATATGACTGA
- the LOC143052046 gene encoding uncharacterized protein LOC143052046, translated as MLEGGEDLVTLNSTLQRHVNTQSQAESGKTHHKCDVCGRELSHSYTLKRHMRTHTGEKPYKCDVCGREFSQGCDLKKHLRTHVYTGETPYKCDVCTREFSRGSFLTRHMLIHTGDKPHDCDVCGKSFCQKKDLQRHRTTHTADKKLCSLGNSQRHMRTHTGDKPHYCEVCGKGFSHRGNLNVHMRTHTGDKPYDCDVCGKVYSQSSSLQRHIRRHTSDKPYDCNVCGKGFSEPFDLQRHMTKHTGDKPYDCDVCGQRFSQLSHLQSHSKIHTSDKPYDCDVCGKGFRHLGNLQTHMRTHTGEKPYDCDVCGKRFSRLDSLKRHMRIHTMHTVDKSDNTHNKMLVVVGQCE; from the coding sequence ATGTTAGAGGGAGGAGAGGATTTAGTCACACTCAACAGTACACTACAGAGACACGTAAACACACAGTCTCAGGCTGAGTCGGGTAAAACACATCATAAATGTGATGTTTGTGGTAGAGAATTAAGTCATAGTTATACCTTAAAGAGACACATGAGGACACACACCGGTGAAAAACCATATAAATGTGATGTGTGTGGTAGAGAATTTAGTCAAGGTTGTGACTTAAAGAAACATTTAAGAACGCATGTATATACTGGCGAAACGccttataaatgtgatgtttGTACTAGAGAATTTTCCCGAGGTAGTTTCCTAACTAGACACATGCTAATACATACTGGAGATAAACCacatgactgtgatgtatgtggtaaaagtTTTTGTCAGAAAAAAGATTTACAGAGACACAGGACAACACATACAGCTGATAAAAAGTTATGTAGCCTTGGCAATTCgcagagacacatgagaacacatactggagATAAACCTCATTACTGCGaggtatgtggtaaagggtttagtcatcgtggtaatttaaatgttcacatgagaacacatacaggtgataaaccttatgattgtgatgtatgtggtaaagtgTATAGTCAGTCTAGTAGTTTACAAAGACACATAAGAAGGCATACAAGTGATAAACCTTATGATTgcaatgtatgtggtaaagggtttagtgaGCCTTTTGATTTACAGAGACATATGACAaaacatacaggtgataaaccttatgactgtgatgtatgtggtcaACGGTTTAGTCAACTTAGTCATTTACAAAGTCATTCCAAAATACATACAAGTGATAAACCttatgactgtgatgtatgtggtaaaggatttCGTCACCTTGGTAATTTACAAactcacatgagaacacatacaggggAGAAACCttatgactgtgatgtatgtggtaaacggTTTAGTCGGCTTGATAGTttaaagagacacatgagaatacataccaTGCATACTGTGGATAAATCAGACAATACTCACAATAAGATGTTAGTCGTTGTGGGTCAGTGTgagtga